Part of the Pseudomonas sp. ADAK13 genome is shown below.
CGCCGGTGCGCAACCCTCCATTCCTACATTGCATGACGTTCAAGGTTTTGTGCCCTCATGAAAAAGACTCCCTTGCTCAATATCGCGCTGTCGCGGGTGATTGCATCCCTTGGCCATGGCGACATTCTGGTGATCGGCGATGCCGGCCTGCCGGTGCCGCCGGGCGTCGAGTTGATCGACCTGGCGCTGACCAAAGGCATCCCGGATTTCGTCAGCACCCTGCGCATCGTGCTCAGCGAAATGCAGGTGGAAAGCCACGTGCTCGCTGAAGAAATCCTGCTCAAGCAACCGCCGGCCCTGACTGACCTCAATGCCCTGACCGAACAGGCTGCCCTCGGTGAGCGCCGCCTGGTCAGCCATGAAGAGTTCAAGCAGCTCAGCCGCAAGGCGAGGGCGGTGGTGCGCACGGGCGAGTGCCAGCCTTACTGCAATATCGCGCTGGTTTCCGGCGTAACGTTCTAGAATTTCCCAACGACAAGGAGTGCGTCATGCAACGTGGTACCCAAACCCTGCGACACCTGTTCCGGAGTGTGCTGCTTTTGTCCGTGCTAACCGCTGCAAGCGCCCACGGGGCGGAAAAAATCGACCTGATCATCGATACCGACCCCGGTGCCGACGACGTAGTGGCCTTGCTGTTCGCCATGGCTTCGCCCGATGAGCTGAAGATCCGTGCGCTGACCACCGTTGCCGGCAACGTGCGCCTGGACAAGACCTCCCGCAATGCGCGGCTGGCCCGCGAGTGGGCAGGGCGCGAAGAAATCCCGGTGTACGCCGGTGCGCCTAAACCGATGCTGCGCACGCCGATCTATGCCGAAAACATCCACGGCAAGGAAGGTATTTCCGGCGTTACCGTGCATGAGCCGAAAAAAGGCCTGGCCGAAGGCAATGCCGTTGATTACCTGATCAAGACCCTCAGCACCGCCAAGCCCCACAGCATTACCATCGCCATGCTCGGCCCGCAGACCAACCTGGCGTTGGCATTGACCCAGGCACCGGAGATCACTCAAGGCATCAAGGAAGTGGTCGTGATGGGCGGCGCACACTTCAACGGCGGCAACATTACGCCGGTGGCCGAGTTCAACCTGTTCGCGGACCCTATCGCGGCCGAGATCGTGCTCAAAAGCGGCGTCAAGCTGACTTACCTGCCGTTGGACGTGACCCACAAGGTCCTGACCAGCGACGCACGCCTGAAGCAAATCGCAGCGTTGAACAACAACGCGAGCAAGGTGGTTGGCGACATTCTCAATGAATACGTCAAGGGCGACATGGAGCACTACGGTATTCCAGGCGGCCCGGTGCATGACGCTACCGTGATTGCCTACCTGCTCAAGCCTTCGCTGTTCAGCGGCCGCGAGGTCAATGTGGTGGTGGACAGCCGTGAAGGCCCGACCTTCGGCCAGACCATCGTCGATTGGTACGACGGCCTGAAACAACCGAAGAACGCGTTCTGGGTTGAAAACGGCGATGCCCAGGGCTTCTTCGATCTGCTGACCGAACGTCTTGGCCGCTTGAAGTAAGCGGTTTACCGGTCGGCGTTCGTCGGCCGGGTCTTATTCGCGCTCGGGGTCTGGTGCCCCCATGTGATCGGCCGGGTATTTCTCGAATACCTGGCCGATAAATGCCTGCGCAGCCTGTGTCCCCATCTCCTTGACCAACAGGTCGATACCGATGATTGCCAACTCCTCCGGGCTGCCCGGGCTGTAGGAGCTCTGCCCGTGGGGCCACTTGGCTTTGATGTCGGCGTGGATCGTCACGATGGTCATGGGTGTCTCGCGAGGCTGAAAGGCGGCTGGTGCGTTTATCTGGCGTGTGGAGTTAACCATTTTGCGCGGCGTTTGGCACTGCTACTTAGGCATGAGGGGAGGGCTGTGCGACACTGTCCGCCTGTTTAATTGCCAGGGCAAACTGCGTGCAGATCGATTTGAACAACCCCGAGAACCTGACACTGGACGCTGTGCGACAGCTGCTTGCCTCCGCCAGTGACAACGTTCACACCCAATTGCGCGTCACCAAGGCCGGCATTGCCTACATCTCTTCCGGCGTGGTGGGCGGCGTTGATATCGACGGCCTGTTATTCCGTCTGGAGACCTGGGCGGCGGGTTCCGGTTACGTCGGCAACGTCGCGGCCAGCGATGAGGTGTGGGTGATGCAGATTTTCAACGCACTCAAGCAGAACTGGCCAACGCCGCCGTTTGATTACATCGACATTTACTGAGTGCGTTCATATCTGGTGACGATTGATTCGCCAGTGTGAAGGGTCGACTCAGGCAGACTGGCCCACGGCCAATTGTGACAATTCTGAAACCAATCGGCCAAACCACGGTCGCACGATCTCTGTCCATTTTTTCTCAAAGGAGGCTTCATGCCTTGGAAGCTCGCATCATTCGGTACTTTGTTGGCTGCGCTCGCCTTGACGGGTTGCAGTACCCCGGGTACCTCTGAGCCAGCCAAAGACACTGCCGTGGCCGATGCTGGTCACAGCCGCTGTGAGGCGAAGGCTGCCGAGTTCGCAATCGGCCAGAAGGCTTCGCCGCAACTGCTGGAACAGGCCCGTAGCCGCGCCGGTGCGCAGAACGCACGCATTCTCAAGCCAGACGACATGGTCACCCTGGAATACCGCTCGGATCGCTTGAACCTCAACACCGATGACAATCTGGTGATCAACCGGGTTAATTGCGGCTGATTGCTTCAGCGCTTTTATCCAGGCCATAAAAAACCCCGTCACATGGACGGGGTTTTTTAGATCAGCGCAGAAATTACTCTGGGCGAACCTGTGCAGCTTGCATACCCTTTTGGCCTTTCTCAGCCACGAAGGAAACGGTTTGGCCTTCTTTCAGGCTTTTGAAACCGTCGCTTTCGATAGCTTTGAAGTGTACGAACAGGTCGTCACCGCCACCTTGAGGAGTGATGAAGCCGAAGCCTTTTTCATCGTTGAACCATTTAACGGTGCCGGTTTGGCGATTAGACATGGTGTATCTCCAAGAAACATATATTTTCAGTAGTGCTGTGCTGCTCAGGCCAACTGGGCACACCGAGCTATCA
Proteins encoded:
- the rbsD gene encoding D-ribose pyranase, with the translated sequence MKKTPLLNIALSRVIASLGHGDILVIGDAGLPVPPGVELIDLALTKGIPDFVSTLRIVLSEMQVESHVLAEEILLKQPPALTDLNALTEQAALGERRLVSHEEFKQLSRKARAVVRTGECQPYCNIALVSGVTF
- a CDS encoding I78 family peptidase inhibitor; protein product: MPWKLASFGTLLAALALTGCSTPGTSEPAKDTAVADAGHSRCEAKAAEFAIGQKASPQLLEQARSRAGAQNARILKPDDMVTLEYRSDRLNLNTDDNLVINRVNCG
- a CDS encoding cold-shock protein, yielding MSNRQTGTVKWFNDEKGFGFITPQGGGDDLFVHFKAIESDGFKSLKEGQTVSFVAEKGQKGMQAAQVRPE
- a CDS encoding nucleoside hydrolase, which gives rise to MQRGTQTLRHLFRSVLLLSVLTAASAHGAEKIDLIIDTDPGADDVVALLFAMASPDELKIRALTTVAGNVRLDKTSRNARLAREWAGREEIPVYAGAPKPMLRTPIYAENIHGKEGISGVTVHEPKKGLAEGNAVDYLIKTLSTAKPHSITIAMLGPQTNLALALTQAPEITQGIKEVVVMGGAHFNGGNITPVAEFNLFADPIAAEIVLKSGVKLTYLPLDVTHKVLTSDARLKQIAALNNNASKVVGDILNEYVKGDMEHYGIPGGPVHDATVIAYLLKPSLFSGREVNVVVDSREGPTFGQTIVDWYDGLKQPKNAFWVENGDAQGFFDLLTERLGRLK